GGAGCAGCGGCGCGTGCCTGCCGCTGTCCGAGATCGTGGCGCTGGCCCACCGCCGGGGAGTGCTGGTGCTGGTGGACGGCGCGCAATCGGTCGGCGCGATCCCCCTCGATCTTCATGCCCTGAAGGTAGACTTCTACGCGATCCCCGGACAAAAATGGCTGTGCGGGCCGGAGGGTGTCGGCGCGCTGTATGTGCGCCGCGACCGGATCAGCCTGCTGCGGCCTACCTTTGTCAGCTTCTTCTCGCTGCGCGATTCCGAAAGCTACACGCTCAGCGGCGATGCGCTGTACGCGCCCGGAGCGCGGCGCTACGAGGTCGGGACGATCTTTCGGCCCGGATTGTACGCCATGCTCGCCAGCCTGCGATGGCTGGAGTCGAGCGTCGGCTGGCACTGGGCATTTGAGCGCATCCAGCACCTCGCCGATCGGGGGCGCGCGCTGCTGGGAGCGCTGCCCGGCGCGACGATCCTCACGCCCGACTCACACGCCGGGCTGGTCGCGTTCACCGTCGAGAGCCTCGACCCGGCCACCACGGCGGAGAAGCTGCGCGCGCAGGGCATCATTATTCGCACGATCCCGCTTTCGGACAGCTACGTGCTGCGCATCAGCACGGGCTTTTACAACACTGAGGAGGAGCTGCTGCGGCTGCGCGACGCGCTGGCGGCGCTGATCGAGCGACGGGACTAAAAAGAACCAAGAACCAAGAACAAAGGGGAGAATCAGACAAAGAACCAAGAACCAGGGAAACCTGGAACCTGGAACGTGGAGCTCTCAAACACGCGCCCTGACGCCGCGCTAGCGGGCCAGCTTCGCCTCAAGCGCCGCTTTGACATCCGGCCATTCGCTATCGATGATGCTGAAATACACCGTGTCGCGAATCCTGCCGCTGTAGGTGAGCATATGCTTGCGGAGCGTGCCCTCCTCCTGCGCGCCGATCCGCGCAATCGCCCGCCGGGAGCGCTCATTCAGCGCATCGGTTTTAAGCTCCACGCGCATACAGCCGAGCGTCTCGAAGGCATAGCGCAGCATCAAATACTTGGCCTCGGTATTGATCGGCGTACGCTGCCACGGACGCCCAACCCAGGTCCAGCCGATCTCGACACGCCGATCGCGCAACTCGATATTACCGTAGCGCGTACTGCCGATGGCGCGTCCGCTCGCTTTTTCAACCGTGGCGAAGGGCAGCATCGTGCTCTGATCCTGGCCGTGCAGCGCGGCCTCGATATAGGCGCGCAGATCATCGCGGGTCTGGACCACAGAGGTGGTCCAGCGCCAGAGATCCTCGTCTAGCGCAACCTCGCAGAGCTGATCCAGATGCGCCAGCACGAGCGGTTCGAGCCGAACATACTGGCCTTCGAGCGTGACGGGTTCGAGTGTATGGGGATGAGTAGTCATCGATAGCCTCGTAAAAGCAAAGGAACAAACAGCGAACGACGGAACAATGAAACAAAGGAACAAATAGAATTTCGCCCTCTTTGTTCTTTGTTCTGTTTTTCATCTACGGCAGCTCGATCAGCCGATAGCCATAGCCATCCAGCGATAAACCCTTCGTGAGGTCGACGGTCGCGCCCGATCGCAGATCGCGGCCCTCGGTCACGTCCTCAAGCGGAATCTGGACCGACTCCGCCTGCATGTTGATCGCGACGAGCACGCGCTGATCGTCGGTGGAGCGCTCGTAGAGCAGGAAGGGCTGCTGCCGGGTTGACATCGTCGTGAGCGTCCCCAGGCGCAGAGCCGGATTCGTCTTGCGCAGGCCAATCAGATCGGCGTACACCTTGCGCAGCGCCTGGTCGCCCCCGGCAAAGTCCACTGTGTGCGGCTCGAAGAGCGAAGGCCGCTCCGTCGCGCCGACCTCCTGGCCGGCGTAGATCAGCGATAGCCCTGGGATCGTCAGCAGAAAAGCGGCTGCCAGCGCGCGCTGCTCCGGCGTGCGCGCCACGGACGCGATCCGCTCCTGATCGTGGTTTTCCAGGTAGCGCATGCGCCACCGCTGGTTGTTAT
This is a stretch of genomic DNA from Herpetosiphonaceae bacterium. It encodes these proteins:
- a CDS encoding aminotransferase class V-fold PLP-dependent enzyme, with product MNADHVRMVRAALAAVASSVYLNTGTAGPLPRAALDALITESQHDFERGRADIIAYERVLKTFEELRAAFAGLLGAATDEIAITHHTSEGMNIGCWGLNWQPGDELLLTNLEHEGGLLPAYAAAQRFGVDVRVADLGLGDDPAAVLAALDAAITPRTRLLSISHVSWSSGACLPLSEIVALAHRRGVLVLVDGAQSVGAIPLDLHALKVDFYAIPGQKWLCGPEGVGALYVRRDRISLLRPTFVSFFSLRDSESYTLSGDALYAPGARRYEVGTIFRPGLYAMLASLRWLESSVGWHWAFERIQHLADRGRALLGALPGATILTPDSHAGLVAFTVESLDPATTAEKLRAQGIIIRTIPLSDSYVLRISTGFYNTEEELLRLRDALAALIERRD
- a CDS encoding GNAT family protein — protein: MTTHPHTLEPVTLEGQYVRLEPLVLAHLDQLCEVALDEDLWRWTTSVVQTRDDLRAYIEAALHGQDQSTMLPFATVEKASGRAIGSTRYGNIELRDRRVEIGWTWVGRPWQRTPINTEAKYLMLRYAFETLGCMRVELKTDALNERSRRAIARIGAQEEGTLRKHMLTYSGRIRDTVYFSIIDSEWPDVKAALEAKLAR